In Tenacibaculum sp. 190524A02b, the genomic stretch AAGTGGCAGATATACCTGATAGTACAGTAAAACCAGTAATGGAAGAGTTTCAGGCTGAGCTAGAAAAAAGGGCTACAGAAATATTAAATAAATAGATATAAAATATATAAAACTCCAAATTCATTTTTGGAGTTTTATATATTTTATATCTAGGCTGTTTTATCACAACATGTTTTTTTACAATCAGAAGCACAAGCAGTTTTAGTTTTTTCTTCTGTTTTTGCTTTACAGCATTCTTTTTCACAATCACCTTTGCATCCTTTGGTTTCTTTGTTTTCAGTTTTATTACAACAAGCCATTTCGCAATTAGCTTTACATTTCTTTAAGTTTCCTTCTTTTTTTGAGCTTATCTCAGAAGCTTTATACATGTTTCCAGCAATCCCTTCTACAAATGCAATTAAATCTGCTTTGTTAGTTTTGTTAGCATCATATTTTATATTAGCTATACTATCATTAAAAATAACTTTAGCATCAATTACTCCTTCTTTTTTAGATAAATCAGAGGCAATTTTTTTAGCACATCCTATTTCACAAGTCATTCCTGAAATACTTAATGAAATTTCTTTAGCATCTTCCTTTTGGCTTTTACAACTAATTGCTAAAAAGCTAATTAAAGTAAAAATTAATGTTATTTTTTTAATACTCATTATTTTGTGTTATTGGGTTATATCGCAAATTTATCAATAAAATAAGTTTTCTAACTATTAATATCCGATTTTTGCATTTAAATTCAACAAGAAAATGAATAATCATCAGCAAAAATGGATGTACTTAATTGTTTTATCTCTTATTTGGGGTAGCTCTTTTATTTTAATGAAGAAGGCATTAGTTGGATTAACCCCAATACAATTAGGAGCGTTTAGAGTAATTATAACAGCTATTTTTCTTTTTTTTATTGGGTTTAAAAAGTTAAAGCAAATAAAAAGGGATCAATGGAAATGGGTTTTGATAAGTGCGTTATTAGGAACTTTTTTTCCTTCATTTTTATATGCTTATGCTATTTCAGGTATTGATAGTTCAATAGCGTCAATTCTTAATTCAATAACCCCTTTTAATGCTTTATGGGTAGGAGCAATATTTTTTGGTATAGTTTTTAAGAGAAGTCAAATAGTTGGAATTTTAATAGGGCTTTTAGGTACTGTTATTTTAATATTGAAAGGAGCTGATTTAAACCCACATCAAAATTATTGGTATGCATTGTTGCCAATAGCATCTTCTTTAGGTTATGCATTTAATGTAAATATTATAAAAAAATATTTACAGGATCTAGAAGCTTTAGCAATTACTACAGGTAATTTTGTCTTGATTGTAATACCAGCATTGTTAGTGCTTATTTTTTCTGGATTTTTTACCTCTTTCGAGCTAACTGAAAAAACAGAACTGTCTTTGGTTTATATCTTTATTTTAGCCATTGTAGGAACAGGGTTAGCTAAAATTATGTTTAATAAATTAATTCAAATTTCATCACCTATATTTTCTACATCTGTAACTTATTTAATACCTATTGTAGCTGTTATTTGGGGAGTTGTTGACGGGGAAAAATTAAGTTTAATTCAGTTGTTTGCTGCGTTAGTTATTTTATTTGGCGTGTATTTAGTGAACAAACAAAACTCTTAAATAAAAAAGCCAAGTAAATTACTTGACTTTTTTATTTAAGAGTTATTTATTGAAAGTCTGCATCTGAAACACCTTCGTTTATTTTAATTTCTTTGACGGTAAATTCCATTTCCATTGGTCCCATTTTTTGAGACATTTTATGAGGAAATTTAATTCCATTTACATCTTTATATTCAGAGTAAGTAATTGGAACTTTCATATCACCTTGAGGTCCTTTCATTGTTTTAACTTCTTTAACTTTTAAACCAGTTTTTACATCATAAAATACTTCATTCTCTCCAGATTTTATAACATATGCATTTTTACCATTTATAGGCTCAATTCTATCTAAGGTGCCTTTTCTGTATTGTTCATCAGAAAAAGGAGAAGTTGCACTTTTCATTTCTGAAAGCTCTTTGCCTTCAAGAGGTGTTTTTTGCCCTCGAGCTTCTTGATACCCTTTAGAGCCATCAAAAATAGTTTTTTGCATTACATTACCCATAACAGAAACAACAGTTGATTGTTTGTTAGGAAAAGAAGATTTTTGGCTTAAACTAACTGCCATACCTTGTATAGTTGCATTAGACTTTATAGCAAGAGATTTAACAGATAAAACTTTAGATTTCCCACCAATAACTTTATAATAATTATCAATTACTGTGTTAGAATTAACTCCTGAAGGAATAGGTAAACTCATAGCTGGTTTAGAAGACGGGTTTCCATATTTATCAAAATATTTGATATTATAATCAACTGTTTTTTCTAAGTTTTTTAAAACATCAATTCCTTTCCCTGTAATTATAATTCTAGCTTTATTTCCTTTGAAATATTTAAGAGCCGCATTTTGAACATCTTCTAAAGTTACCGAATTTATGTTTTCTAAATACTTTTCATAAAAATTTTCAGGAAGGTTATATCTAGCTATATTTAATGCAAAACGAGCAGCTGTTGAAGGCTTTTGAACATTTCTTACAAAGCTACCAATATATTCAGCTTTAGAATTTTTAAGTTCTTCAGCAGTTACTTTTTGATATCTAATTTTATTAATCTCTTTTTGGATCTCTACTACAGCACTATCAGTAACTATATTTCTTACTGCTGCACCTGCTCTAAATTTACCAACACCTTTTAATTTGTTTTGAGAAATACTTGAGTATGAGCCATAAGTATATCCTTTATCTTCTCGAAGATTCATAAATAAACGAGCAGTACCTCCACCTCCTAAAATATTGTTAGCTAATAAAGCTGCGTAATAATCATCATCACCAAGCGTTAAGTCTAAAGAGTTAACTACAGCTATTTCAGATTGAACTGCATTAGGCATGTCTATAAAATTTATTTCTGTAGTATCAACATTTGTAGGAGTAGTTAATGCCTTAGACGGGATAATACCCTTAGACCAATTATTAAAAAGGGTTTTAACTAAATTTTTGGTTTTGCTAGGTGTAATATCACCTACAATAACTAAATACGCATTATTAGGTCTGAAATACGTGTTGTAATGTTTTTTTACATCTTCTAAAGTAATATTTTTAATGCTTTCTTTGGTTTCAAATTCTCCATAGGGATGGTTTTTACCATAAACAAGAGCATCTTCTACTCTTCCAGCTATAGCTTTTACGTTTTTTTCATTGGCTTTAATTCCTTCTAAAGTCCTTTCAACAGATTTATCAAATTCTTCTTTAGTGAATTTTGGATCTTTAACTCCATCAGCCATTAACTTAAGAACTTCAGGGAAATACTTGGTTAAAGATCTAGCAGAAGCACCATTACTTCTGTAAGAAACAGTAGCGCCTAAATAATCGATACGTTCGTTAAAGTCATCTTTAGAAATTTTAGAGGTTCCATTACCCATTAAGCTTCCCATTAAGTTAGAAACTCCAGTTTTATTCCCTTCAGTAATTGGTGTATTGTCAATAGTTAAAGAAGCAGAAACGCGAGGAAGTTTATGGTTTTCAACCATTATAACCTTTAGCCCATTTGGTAAGCTGAATTTTTCAGGCTTTCCTAATTTTATTTTTGGAGCTGGCCCTGGTTTAGGTTGTATACTTCTATCTAGTTGTTGAGCATTTACAGCAAAAGACATTGTAACAACTGCTAATGCTGATAATATTATTTTTTTCATAATATGTCTTATTACTGTGTTATTTTTTTGATTCTGGTAAATATTCCATTACCAGTCTTTGGTTTTTATTTAAATATTTATTAGCTATTTTTTTTATTTCTTCCCTAGTTATAGATCTGTAAATTTCGATCTCGCTATTTATTAGGTTGGTATCTCCATATAAGACATTATATCTAGCTAAAGAGTTGGCAATACCTTCCACACTTGAATTTGAGTTCACAAAATCATTTTCAAATTTGTTCTGTAATTTTTGGAAGTCTTTCTCGCTAATTAAATTATTTTGAAGCTTAATAATCTCTTCGTCAATTTCTTTTGTTAAACTATTTAATGTGTTTTTCCCTAAAGGAAGTGCATAAATTATGTAAGTACCATAATCTTCTTGGCTTAAATTAAAAGCACCTGCTTGTAAAGACATTTTTTTAGTATCTACTAACTTTTTGTATAAGACCGAGCTTTTTCCACTGCTTAAATATGTTGAAATCATATCCAAAACTCTTGCATCTCTCGTTTTCATAGAAGGAGTTCTATAGGCTTGTACAATAGCTGGTATTTGAATGTTAGGATCATAGGCTTTGGCATAAAACTCCTTAGTAATTGGATCTTCTTTAGGAAAATTTCTACGAATATCTTTTCCTTTAGGAATTGATCCAAAATAAGCCTCAATCAATTTTTTTGTTTGAGAGATATTGATATCTCCAGCAACAACAAGTGTAGCGTTATTTGGAACATAGAATTTTTTATTGAAAGCTAAAAACTCATCTAAAGTTGCCGCATCAAGGTGTTCCATTTTACCAATAGTTGTCCCTTTGTATGGGTGTTTTTTAAACATGTTTTTCTTAACATTTTCTAAAAAACGAGAATAGGGTTGGTTATCAACTCGAAGTCGCTTTTCTTCTTTTACAACTTCATTTTGTGTATCTACACCTTCCTGTTTAATAATAGGATGCAATAACCTTTCTGACTCCATCCAAAGTCCTAACTCTAGATTGTTTGAGGGGAATACCTCATAATAATATGTTCTGTCATCTGTAGTGTTTGCATTGTTAGTTCCTCCATTAGAAGAAACTATTTTAAACCATTCTCCTTTTTTAATATTTTTTGTTCCTTCAAATAATAAATGCTCAAAAAAATGAGCCATTCCTGTACGGTTGGGCTGTTCATCTTTAGCGCCTACATGATACATTACTGACGTTGTAACTACAGGAGCAGTATTGTCTTGATGTAAAATAACATGCATTCCATTCTTTAAATTGTACTCTTCGAACTCAACTTTTTGTGCATTTGCTGTAATGGCAAGTAGTAAAGTTGTAGAAAGAGTTATCAAGCTTTTCTTCATTGCGTACTATTTAGTTAATATATGTTGTATACGACGGGTAATGTTTAAATTTGTTACAATTCAAATATGAAAATAATTAAGAATATCTAAAGTGTTTGTTTTTAGAGGGTATATTTCTGTTTTTAAGGTTGTTTAGTAAAATAAAATACTTATCTTTGCTGCCGCTCAATTCATGTTGAATGGATTGAAGTTAAATGTATAAACGCAAAATAATAAGTATGTACGCAATCGTAGAGATAGCAGGGCAGCAATTTAAAGTAGCAAAAGACCAAAAAGTATACGTTCATCGTTTACAAGAGGCAGAAGGATCAAAAGTAACTTTTGATAAAGTAATGCTAATTGAAGATAAAGGAAACGTTACTATTGGCGCCCCAGCTATAGAAGGTGCAGGTGTAACTGCAACAGTTTTAGGTCACTTAAAAGGTGATAAGGTAATCGTCTTCAAAAAGAAAAGAAGAAAAGGTTACAAAAAGAAAAATGGACACAGACAATATTTAACTGAAATTCAAATTGAAGGTATTTCTGCGTCTGGAACCAAAGCAGCTCCAAAAAAAGAAGCTAAAAAGGCAGCGCCAAAGGCTTCAAAAAAAGGAGATGATTTAAAGAAAATCGAAGGAATTGGTCCTAAGATCGCTGAAACATTAACTGCTGCTGGGATTTCAACTTTTGCTGAGTTAGCAAAAACTGAGCCAGCTAAAATTTCTGAAATTATTGCAGGAGTTCGTGGTAATCATGTTACAGATACTTGGCCTACTCAAGCTGGTTTAGCTGCAGATGGTAAGTGGGACGAATTAAAAGTATTACAAGATAAGTTAGACGGGGGCGTTGAAAAATAAACCTGTAAGTTTAATCTAAAAAAACTCAATTAAGATGGCTCATAAGAAAGGTGTCGGAAGTTCGAAGAACGGTCGTGAATCGGAATCGAAACGTTTAGGAGTAAAAATATTTGGAGGACAAGCTGCTATTGCAGGTAATATTATTGTTCGTCAAAGAGGAACTCAACACAATCCAGGTGAAAATGTATATATGGGAAAAGACCATACTTTACATGCAAAAGTAGATGGAGTTGTGAAATTTCAAAAGAAAAGAGATAATAAATCTTATGTTTCTATAGTTCCATTTGAAGCTTAGGAAACACTATTAATATCTTATATAAAAAGAGCTGTAATTTTTAAAATTACAGCTCTTTTTTATTGTTATTGATTGATGAATAATAAGATGCTTGTTTTTTATTATTACATAATTTATAAGCTGTAAAAGGCATAAAACAAATAGTGTATATGGGATAGGTTGAATTTAGTTTGTTTTGGTACTGTATTAGTCTTTTATGGTTAAAATAAATTCTTTTAATAAAATATATTTTAATGTGTAATAATATTTTTTGATTAAGTTAAATAAGAACTTAATTATTTTTAGTAGTTAGAAAAATATAAAATATTAAAGGTATAAAAATATAAAGGCTTTCATTTTTAATGAAAGCCTTTATTTGAATATTGTTTTAATAAATATTTTAATTTCCTTTGAAGCGATCTAACCCATCTTTAAGCCACTTATAGTATGTGTCTTTGTCTGTGTATTGTTCTGGTGTGTTTAATACTTCTAGATTAGGGCTTAAAGATACATAAAATGGCTGTGAAGCAGTTTTAAAGTTAGCTATTTGTAATGTAGCCCATTTATCTCCGTAGGTTCTTATTCTTTTTATTTTACCATTAGGCTTGATGTAATCAAACTGTTCTGCTTCAGGTAATACTCTTTCATGATCATCTACGTATAATGATATTAATACATAATCATTATTTAAAACAGAATATACATCAGGTTGGCTCCAAATATTTTCTTCCATTTTACGACAGTTAACACATGCCCATCCTGTAAAGTCTAGTAGTATAGGTTTGTTTACAGATTTAGCGTATGCAACACCTTCATTAAAGTCTTTGAAACAATTTAAATTTAATGGACATTGATTGTCTTGTTGATAAATACTATGGAATTGAGGTGGTGCAAATCCGCTTAATATTTTACCTTGATCCCAAGCCGGCTTTTGCATAACACCAGGTGCTAAATATACAGCTATACCTAATGATAATATACCTAGTAATATTCTAAAGAAAGATATTTTTCCATATTTCTTGCCTATAAATCCAAAAAGATATAATGCCATTAATAAGGCTAATAAGGCCCAAATACCAATAAAAATTTCACGTTTTAAGATATTCCAATGACCTACTAAATCTGCATTTGATAAGAATTTGAAAGCAAAAGCTAACTCTAAGAAACCTAAAATAACTTTTACAGTGTTTAACCATCCTCCGGATTTTGGTAAAGAATTTAACCATCCTGGGAACATTGCAAATAAAGCGAAAGGTAAAGCTAATGCAGCACCAAAACCTACCATACCAGCGGTTAATTGCATTGCACCTCCATTAGATGTCAATGAACCTGCTAATAATGAACCTAAAATAGGACCAGTACATGAAAATGAAACAATAGCTAAAGTTAATGCCATAAAGAAAATCCCTATTATTCCTCCAATTCCAGAAGCTGAATCTGCTTTATTACTCCATGAGCTAGGTAAAGTTAATTCGTAAAATCCAAAGAAAGAACCAGCAAAGAAGATAAGTACTAAAAAGAAGAATACATTTAACCATACATTAGTTGAAATGTTGTTTAAAATCTCTGGATCTAATGTGTCTAAGAAGTGGAAAGGTAAACTTAATAAACCATAAATAAGAACGATAAAGAACCCATACATTATAGCGCTTCCTAAGCCTTTCCCTTTTTGCTCAGACCTCTTTGTAAAGAATGAAACTGTTAAAGGAACCATTGGGAATACACAAGGTGTTAAGAAAGCCAAAAGACCTCCTACAAAACCTAATAAAAAAATATTTAATAAGCTGTCTCCTTGTTTTTCAGTTGCTTGTTCTGTTGAGCTTTTTAATAAAGCGGTGTTTTTTAAGTCAAGTTTTAACGATTGAGATAACATCTCACTTTTTTCATCTACTTCAGCAACAGTTTGTTCTACTTTTTGTCCGGTTAATGAAAATGTAAAATCTTCATCAAAAGGCAAACAGTATTCCTTACATACTTGGGCGTCTAGATTAAGAGTGATTTGAGTTAAAGATGGATCTGTAAGGTTTATTCTTTGGATTAAAGTAGCTTCTTCAACAAAGAAAATTTCATCTTTTCCCCATATTTCACTGAATTCTGTTTCAGTCTCACTTTCTTTGGCTTTACCACTTAAGGTATAACCTGATTGCCCTTCAGCGGGTGTAATTGTCATGGGAAGTGAAGCATCCTCTGGGTTATATTGGGAATATAGATGCCAATCTTCTGCAATTACAACATTAAAAATTAAATCATATTCGGTGTCCGAAACTTTTTCAACAGTAGGCGTAACCAAAAGAGGGTTATCATCTGTCTGGGAGAATGTAACGAAACCTATAAAAAATAAAATCAGAGTAAAGAGTTTTTTCATTCTATTAATTGTTTACAGGGGTTGATATATACTTAACTTGTACTATATTAGTTGTCTTGTCTGAGGGTAAAAAGCGTCTATCTTGACGTTTTCCTAAAATCCAAATAATTTCATTTTTATCAGAGCAAAGCAACCATATATTTTGTTTTTCAATTAGTGATATTTTCTCGTCTTTGAAAAATTTACTTACTTTCTTTTTACCTTTCATTCCTTTGGGGTAAAAGAAATCACCATCGTTCCACTTGCGTAAAGTTAGGGGGTAATTTAGTAAATTTTTATCAACATATATAGTGTTTTTATCTAAAGATACTTTTTTTTGAACGTTTTTAAATGATAAATTTATAGGCTCACTGATTTTTTTTGTATTACAAGTTATTGTAAAGTGCTGTTTATCAGTGGTTGTTTTTTTATCAGACGGTAAAAGTAATAAAAAATCTCTGTCTTTCAATAATATGTGAGATTTTGTTAGAATCATTTTTCCTGATTGTGCATTAATTAAGTTATAAACATCATTCCATTCGGTAAAACCATAGGATTTTAAAAAGTAATAAAGATATGCTTTTGGGTTGTTTAAGTTGTTGAGTTCTTTAATGCTAAGTTTAGTTGTATTTTTGTCATAAGATACAACTTTTGAGTGTTTTAACGAAACACCTTCGTCAATTATTTGTTGACTTTGTTTTAAGAATGTAGCTGTATTATTAAATGTTTTCGTAAGTCCTGGGTTAATTTCTTTTAAAATAGGTATAACTTTATGGCGTATTTTATTCCTTAAGTATTCAGTATGAGTATTACTGCTATCATCTCGCCAAGAGATATTTTGAGTTTTAGCAAATTGAATTATTTCTTTTCTTGAGAAGGGTAATAAAGGTCTAATTATATAATTATTTATTTCTGGTATACCAGTTAATCCCTCAAGTCCAGTTCCTCTAGTAAAATTAATTAAAAAGGTTTCTATATTATCATCAGCATGATGTGCGGTTGCTAAAAAATCGAAATTATTTGTACTAACGATTGTTTTAAACCAATTGTATCTAAGGTGTCTTGCTGCAACTTGAGTTGATTGTTTATTTTTTTTAGAATGTAATTTAGTGTTAAATCTAATGTTAAATATTTCTAAATCTAACTCATTTGCTAGTTCATTTACAAATAGTTCATCTTCATCACTTTCTTCGTTTCTTAACTGAAAATTACAATGAGCTAAAGCTATCGGGTAGTTTAGTTTTTTTAATAAACAGGTTAGTACAACACTATCTACTCCACCAGAAATGGCTATTAAAGTTTTCTTTTCTTTCAGAAAAGGAAACTTTGTAGTTAAATGTTGTTCAAATTCTTTAAGCATTCGTTTCTAGCTGTTTATTTAACCAATCAATAATGTTATTTAGCATTTCTTCTTTACATAGATCATTATGTAGTTCATGGTAACCGCCATCATATAACTTAATTGTTGCGTAGTTAGTATTGTCTGCAAACTCTTTTGTGCCTTTATGGTCTATTATTTTATCAGAAGTACCATGAAGTAATAATGTTGGAGTTTTAAGTAATGATGCATTTTCTATAGCCCATTGACCTGAATCTATAAAGGTTAATGAATAATTCGGACTTATTTTGTCATGAACTAATGGATCATCAATGTATTTTTTAACTTCAATTTTATCTCTTGAAATATTTTGAGTCTCAATTTCATTTCCTAATGTTATAGATGGGGCAATTTTTTGCATTACTTTTCCTAATGATAATTTCCATTTTGGAGGTTGAAAGGCAAGTTTTAAAAAAGGACTCGTAGCTATTAGTCCTGATAATTGGTGTTTCTTTCGTAATGTAAAATTTATAGTTGCATTTCCGCCCATTGAATGACCATACAAAAATATCGGTTTAGATTCAAAAAAATCATTAGCTTTATCTATAAGAATAGAAATACTTTCTAATACGTATTCATAACCTGGATTATGACCTCTCTTACCTTTGGTTTTTCCATGCCCAAAATGATCAAAAGCAATAACTCCAAATTGATTTTCTGCAAGCTTTTGAGCAACATGTGCATAACGTCCTGAATGTTCACCCATTCCGTGGATAATTACAATAATAGCTTTAATTGATTCTGGTTTCCAGTACTGTCCAAAAAAAGTAGTTTTATGATAGTTGAAATTAAATTCTTTGTGAATCATTAAGTAGATTTTAAGTTAATAGAAGGCTTCTGTTTATTAGTAAATATAAGTAAACTATTTGGAGTTTAATAAGACATATTTCATAGCTTTGGCTTTTAACAGACATTCTTCATATTCTTTTTCAGGGATTGATTTAGCTGTAATTGCTCCTCCAACAGAATACGAAATATATTGTTTGTTTTGGTCGTATAAAATACTTCTGATAATTACATTAAAGTCAAAATCATTATCAGGAGTAAAATATCCAATAGTTCCAGAGTATAATCCTCTTTTGGTTTCTTCTAGTTTCTCAATGATTTCCATTGCAGATATTTTTGGAGCTCCTGTCATACTACCCATAGGAAATGTGTCTTTAATAATATCAACAGGATGAATATTAGGTGCAGTTTCAGAAGTAATTGTAGAGATCATTTGATGAACTTGTTTAAATGAGTACACTTTACACAATTCTTCAACTTTTACAGTTCCTTTTTTAGCTGTTCTTGATAAGTCATTTCTAACTAGATCGACTATCATTATATTTTCTGATCTTTCTTTTTCATCTCTAGCTAGATCAAAAGCTATTTTATCGTCTTCTATTTTATTAATTAAACGTTTAGCAGTTCCTTTTATTGGTTGAGAAACAATCTTATTTCCCACTTTTTTGATATATCTTTCAGGTGTTGCAGAAATCACATACTGTTCGTTATTTTTAAAAAAAGTAGCAAAAGGGGGTTCAGAAATTTCATTTAAGTGTTTGTATATTTTGTAAGGGTTAATTGTAGAGTTTTCTATATAAAATTCCTGACAAAAATTAGCTTCATAAATATCGCCTCGATGAATGTGTTCTAAAACCTTACTTACTTTTTCGTGATATTCATCTTTATGAATTCTTAGCTTTATTTTTATTTTTTCAGAACTTTGTGGTTTGTTTAGAGATAAACTATTAGGGTTTGTTTCATATATTTCCTCAAAATCTTCTTCTAGTTCATCATCAATCATTTGTAAATAATGAAACTCTACAGTGCTTTCTTTAATGAAAATTAATTTTTGAGGTTGAAAAAAATAAAGATCAGAGAAATTTAACCCATCGAAATTGTTGGAAGATAATTGTTCAACATCATTTTTAACATCGTATGAGATGTATCCAAAAATATAATCCTTAGTATAAGATTGATATTCTTTTAATTTATCAAAAGCATTATGGTAGTCAGTTTTGATTGATGTAAATTCTTCTATGGCTAAAGCGCAATCAAAAGAAGTATATGTTTGGTCATGATTGTTTGAGTCTAACCAAACAAAGGTGTCAAATTGTGTACTCCAAATAAAAAGCTTTTCTTTAAACTCCTTTGGATTGTCTATTGAAAACTCACGAACCGTTCTAATCATTAGGCAAAAATAATAAACCCGATAGAAAAAGTAACTATCGGGTTTTGAGTTTTAGTTTAATATTTAGTTTAACTTATTTTTTGAGGTTTAATTTCTTTTTTATCTTTA encodes the following:
- a CDS encoding anthranilate synthase component I family protein, yielding MIRTVREFSIDNPKEFKEKLFIWSTQFDTFVWLDSNNHDQTYTSFDCALAIEEFTSIKTDYHNAFDKLKEYQSYTKDYIFGYISYDVKNDVEQLSSNNFDGLNFSDLYFFQPQKLIFIKESTVEFHYLQMIDDELEEDFEEIYETNPNSLSLNKPQSSEKIKIKLRIHKDEYHEKVSKVLEHIHRGDIYEANFCQEFYIENSTINPYKIYKHLNEISEPPFATFFKNNEQYVISATPERYIKKVGNKIVSQPIKGTAKRLINKIEDDKIAFDLARDEKERSENIMIVDLVRNDLSRTAKKGTVKVEELCKVYSFKQVHQMISTITSETAPNIHPVDIIKDTFPMGSMTGAPKISAMEIIEKLEETKRGLYSGTIGYFTPDNDFDFNVIIRSILYDQNKQYISYSVGGAITAKSIPEKEYEECLLKAKAMKYVLLNSK